The Montipora capricornis isolate CH-2021 chromosome 1, ASM3666992v2, whole genome shotgun sequence genome contains a region encoding:
- the LOC138039237 gene encoding protein NLRC5-like produces the protein MNFKDLFIPETVSILSYVAVFSWILLDGIVSVIFLDMEINESRFDVGCDVKTTSEKDFIQGKCFNQYQKQFYKIGIPLYAFVIVNFFSISLVSLVYSVCIKSTVNRLRGALRDAEQRLSNRRRIPRRCLFFAYLSQLAAKFALGIIFIVFLKTDLLYPGHFPADFTCPVERGNQTQSTVYKCINRRATKKNFWINAVAMVNGIFAFCAFVEIVWILSRAKRERNFMENRQFYADHLRTNSDQERGKPQGAMPLAERESGHQPRIGEAEEEQLELTEAIKKMKDDCLNITTELTDLKQPFARNPGEGPTPTHLNIDQIYVNVAMHEGRADHVFAKDRSKQLKEYPPDSKNCFYAKPEDVIDKEHKNVLVVGRPGIGKTLLSTKILRMWASGEAFNGDQDDKKHIVVVFLMKFRRFASNLVLSLYELLANAETVDKLHEAVWKFVIKNPSQVLFIFDGVDEFSAKEDIARKDQKCYNNALEEKMPVSTLFNKLASGELLRGLNIITTTRPTAVPCIADVNFDRTVEILGFTSEKVEDYVEKFTQGVRDAKDKIWGHIKSNMNLFSLCYIPVNCFLICSCLWEIISLTDPAHTLPTKMTDIYAMVVKIFFFKHNRQSNAQGNLPSLRKYMYLSFNELPNAHKEIFKRLGEIAFEGVKQGRLLLESSEVIGLEDCGLLHRLPDAKSRFNEPPKAQYCFTHLTLQEFFAAKNVVESLSKRELENFVSEHINDGAWQMVLQFVAGLLGSDQKTKSSNSDIFIKLLPMSTEEKSEREMMNDDSLPDTKTLTCWPVYKDRHLALNLCKCLYEIDDEKQQAVLQNKIEQIGFNAVDFSGCSLGPVDFAAVSHFLENASGVLSMNLWINDLGSLGAKEVQKFLVNTGCKLNSLNLQSNKLTDKAAEHLSAALKDSNCKLNSLKLMGNKLTDKAAEHLSAALKHSNCKLNSLNLLGNSITDEAAFRKSVQHINCEVLF, from the coding sequence atgaatttcaaagacTTGTTTATTCCGGAAACTGTTAGCATACTCAGTTATGTAGCAGTTTTCTCTTGGATTTTACTTGATGGCATAGTGAGTGTGATATTTTTAGACATGGAGATCAACGAATCAAGATTCGACGTCGGCTGCGATGTGAAAACCACCAGCGAGAAGGATTTTATCCAAGGAAAGTGCTTCAACCAGTACCAAAAGCAATTCTACAAAATCGGCATTCCTCTCTACGCCTTCGTCATTGTTAATTTCTTCTCAATTTCTTTGGTGTCCCTTGTTTACTCCGTGTGCATCAAGTCCACAGTTAATAGACTTAGGGGCGCTCTCAGAGATGCGGAACAGAGGTTGAGCAATCGAAGACGAATTCCAAGGCGTTGCCTTTTCTTCGCATATTTATCTCAACTTGCCGCAAAATTTGCTCTGGGGatcattttcattgtcttcCTAAAGACCGACTTACTCTATCCCGGGCACTTTCCCGCAGATTTTACCTGTCCTGTTGAGAGAGGCAACCAGACACAATCAACAGTTTACAAATGTATCAATCGGAGAGCAACGAAAAAGAATTTTTGGATCAATGCTGTGGCAATGGTTAACGGCATTTTCGCATTTTGTGCTTTCGTGGAGATTGTCTGGATCTTATCACGAGCTaagagagaaagaaactttatgGAAAATCGACAGTTTTATGCTGATCATTTGAGAACGAACTCGGATCAAGAACGCGGAAAACCTCAAGGAGCAATGCCTTTAGCTGAGAGAGAAAGTGGGCATCAACCTCGTATAGGTGAAGCGGAAGAAGAGCAACTTGAACTGacagaagccataaaaaaaatgaaggatgACTGCTTAAATATCACAACGGAACTGACTGATCTCAAACAACCCTTTGCACGCAACCCAGGCGAGGGCCCGACACCCACTCATCTTAACATTGATCAAATCTATGTCAATGTGGCAATGCATGAAGGCAGAGCTGATCATGTCTTTGCTAAAGACAGAAGCAAACAACTTAAAGAATACCCGCCCGATTCCAAGAACTGTTTCTATGCCAAGCCAGAGGATGTTATTGACAAAGAACACAAGAACGTCCTTGTTGTTGGACGTCCTGGCATAGGAAAGACATTGCTAAGCACTAAAATCCTTCGAATGTGGGCATCTGGTGAAGCCTTTAATGGAGATCAAGATGACAAAAAACACATTGTTGTTGTGTTCCTCATGAAATTCAGGCGCTTTGCAAGCAATCTAGTGCTTAGTCTCTATGAACTGTTGGCTAACGCAGAAACAGTTGACAAATTACATGAAGCTGTTTGGAAATTTGTAATTAAAAACCCAAGCCAGGTACTTTTTATTTTTGACGGAGTCGATGAATTTTCTGCGAAAGAGGATATCGCTAGAAAAGACCAGAAATGTTACAACAATGCCTTGGAGGAGAAGATGCCCGTCTCAACTTTATTTAACAAACTAGCCAGTGGAGAACTTCTTCGTGGTCTAAACATAATCACAACAACAAGACCAACGGCAGTCCCCTGTATTGCAGATGTGAATTTTGATAGAACAGTCGAAATCCTCGGATTTACGTCCGAAAAGGTTGAAGACTATGTCGAAAAGTTTACACAAGGAGTTCGCGACGCAAAGGACAAAATTTGGGGACACATTAAGTCGAACATGAACCTGTTTTCATTGTGCTACATCCCAGTGAACTGTTTTCTGATTTGTTCTTGTCTTTGGGAAATTATCAGTCTCACTGATCCAGCACACACCCTGCCGACAAAAATGACTGATATTTACGCGATGGTTgtaaagattttcttttttaaacacaATCGGCAAAGCAACGCTCAAGGTAACCTGCCCAGTCTCagaaagtacatgtacttgtcatTTAACGAGCTCCCAAATGCTCACAAAGAAATTTTCAAGAGACTGGGAGAAATTGCTTTTGAGGGAGTAAAACAAGGAAGATTGCTGTTGGAGTCAAGCGAAGTCATTGGACTGGAAGATTGTGGACTTCTTCACAGATTGCCAGACGCCAAATCCCGTTTTAATGAGCCGCCGAAAGCCCAATACTGCTTTACACATTTGACTCTGCAAGAATTCTTCGCTGCAAAAAATGTTGTGGAGTCCTTGAGTAAAAGAGAACTCGAAAACTTTGTGTCAGAACACATTAACGATGGTGCATGGCAAATGGTGCTGCAGTTTGTGGCTGGATTACTGGGATCTGATCAaaaaacaaagagctcaaaCAGCGACATTTTTATCAAACTGCTTCCAATGTCGACTGAGGAGAAATCCGAAAGGGAAATGATGAATGATGACTCGTTACCAGACACCAAAACACTGACCTGTTGGCCAGTTTATAAAGACAGACACCTAGCACTGAACTTATGTAAGTGTTTGTACGAGATTGATGATGAAAAACAGCAGGCAgtgttacaaaacaaaattgagcAAATTGGCTTTAACGCCGTAGATTTTAGTGGCTGTTCACTCGGGCCTGTTGACTTTGCTGCTGTCTCGCATTTCTTAGAAAATGCTTCGGGAGTTTTGAGTATGAATTTGTGGATAAATGATCTTGGTTCATTGGGTGCAAAAGAAGTGCAAAAGTTTCTTGTCAATACTGGATGCAAACTAAACAGCTTAAACCTCCAGAGTAACAAGTTAACTGATAAAGCAGCCGAGCATTTATCAGCAGCACTAAAGGACAGTAATTGCAAACTAAACAGCTTAAAACTCATGGGTAACAAGTTAACTGATAAAGCAGCCGAGCATTTATCAGCAGCACTAAAGCACAGTAATTGCAAACTAAACAGCTTAAACCTCTTGGGTAACAGTATAACTGATGAAGCCGCCTTCCGTAAATCAGTTCAGCATATTAATTGCGAAGTTTTATTTTGA